The following are from one region of the Neurospora crassa OR74A linkage group III, whole genome shotgun sequence genome:
- a CDS encoding pH-response transcription factor pacC/RIM101 — MSSTPAQENGTVNGANAAPAPAPAQTTPTPAPATAATPTTAPAASANGTAANAMKPEASSNSSNSASNGTTPAPSTTPTTASNSSAPAAAQDESLVCRWAECNERFTSAEVLYEHICEKHVGRKSTNNLNLTCQWNSCRTTTVKRDHITSHVRVHVPLKPHKCDFCGKCFKRPQDLKKHVKTHADDSVLVGRSPQDQNGGMNGAYRAQAPVHKAPSGFYDHNGHMRGTNQVPFGQPHQNGQASYYHAQYPASQPYHAPMYYPAQTMGGQRNDFTGHQAAPFDARKRQFDDLNDFFGSVKRRQINPTSYESVGRALMPLHAPLGLHSGGLATEYMAQPPHTLGMASAHHPLTQHYYLPPMPNLRTKEDLQQMDHFLEQMQATVYENTAVDMRHHSPTYATRPSIDPYHGASLASPLSATSPHSAGTPAVTPTPSNMSYTSGHSPSTSSTSLSPTSRHSSTPSVSYPTLPSRPGLPYPSTSGLGSNFTHNERRLSGGVLQSARRAADEADRAPTPKASEQATVSSPSEDSETGDVNGPETYDDWLQHMRVIEYLRQGIRARLERQDFDEDDTSRIDPMVLESSDRNQQQRNQQQQQQKSPNEPTAAGPSAPEKPLYPVLPRIN, encoded by the exons ATGTCGTCCACACCAGCCCAGGAAAACGGCACTGTCAACGGCGCCAATGcggccccggccccggccccggcccaAACAACGCCCACTCCGGCTCCTGCTACCGCTGCCACTCCCACCACGGCCCCTGCCGCTTCCGCCAACGGAACTGCTGCCAATGCCATGAAGCCTGAGGCTTCATCCAACTCATCCAACTCTGCATCCAACGGCACCACCCCCGCTCCCTCTACCActcccaccaccgccagcaACTCTTCagcccctgctgctgctcaagATGAGAGCCTTGTCTGCCGATGGGCTGAGTGCAATGAGCGTTTCACTAGCGCCGAGGTGCTTTAC GAACACATTTGCGAGAAGCACGTTGGTCGCAAGAGCACCAACAACCTTAACCTCACATGCCAGTGGAACTCGTGCCGCACCACCACGGTGAAGCGCGATCACATTACTTCGCATGTCCGTGTTCACGTTCCCCTGAAGCCGCACAAGTGCGATTTCTGCGGCAAGTGCTTCAAGCGCCCTCAGGATCTCAAGAAGCATGTCAAGACTCATGCCGACGACTCGGTTCTGGTGGGTCGCTCTCCTCAGGACCAAAACGGTGGCATGAATGGCGCTTACAGAGCTCAGGCTCCAGTTCACAAGG CTCCCTCCGGTTTCTATGATCACAATGGCCATATGCGCGGTACTAACCAAGTCCCTTTTGGCCAGCCTCACCAGAATGGTCAGGCTAGTTACTACCACGCACAGTACCCAGCATCCCAGCCCTATCACGCCCCCATGTACTACCCAGCCCAGACCATGGGCGGCCAGCGTAACGACTTCACCGGCCACCAGGCTGCTCCCTTTGACGCCCGGAAGCGTCAGTTTGATGACCTGAATGACTTCTTTGGCAGTGTCAAGCGCCGTCAAATCAACCCGACCTCCTATGAGTCGGTTGGCCGCGCTCTGATGCCTCTCCATGCTCCCTTGGGGCTTCACTCTGGAGGTCTGGCTACTGAGTACATGGCTCAGCCTCCTCACACTCTCGGCATGGCCAGCGCCCATCATCCCCTCACCCAGCACTACTACCTCCCACCCATGCCCAATCTTCGCACCAAGGAGGACCTCCAGCAAATGGACCACTTCCTTGAGCAAATGCAAGCAACTGTCTACGAGAACACCGCTGTGGATATGCGCCACCACTCGCCCACGTATGCAACGCGCCCAAGCATCGACCCGTATCATGGCGCGTCCCTCGCCTCCCCGCTTAGCGCCACCTCTCCTCACTCGGCCGGCACCCCTGCTGTTACGCCCACTCCTAGCAACATGTCGTATACTTCGGGTCACTCACCAAGCACCTCTTCCACCAGCCTGTCTCCCACCTCTCGCCACAGCTCTACCCCCTCGGTCTCCTACCCGACTCTGCCCAGCCGACCAGGTCTCCCCTACCCCTCGACCTCGGGTCTGGGCTCTAACTTCACCCATAACGAGCGCCGCCTCTCAGGCGGTGTCCTGCAAAGCGCGCGCCGCGCTGCCGATGAGGCCGACCGTGCGCCCACCCCCAAGGCCAGCGAGCAGGCCACAGTCAGCTCGCCATCGGAGGATTCGGAGACGGGTGATGTGAACGGACCCGAAACCTACGACGACTGGCTCCAGCACATGCGCGTCATTGAGTACCTTCGCCAAGGCATCCGCGCCCGTCTGGAGAGGCAGGACTTTGATGAGGACGACACTAGCAGGATCGACCCAATGGTGCTCGAGTCGTCGGATCGgaaccagcagcagcgtaaccagcagcaacagcagcagaagagCCCGAATGAGCCGACTGCGGCGGGTCCTTCGGCACCGGAGAAGCCTCTTTATCCAGTTCTTCCTCGCATCAACTAA
- a CDS encoding rRNA-processing protein efg-1 — protein sequence MGKRSYEEAEGSNADGQEQNQAQKRNRNPHNRFNPKNIAKRQKTTQKINDGNLSQIKKRVRAIERLLEHKNEKLPANVRNDLERELQAHKQRIVDESDRKLRSKMISKYHMVRFFERKKAMRLAKQLMKQLDETKDEAEIARLKADLHIAEVDLDYALYHPHMETYISLYPKPKDEAAEKDEKSSAAHHLHSSRPPMWTTIEKARQEGKSALEKIRDRRPERDFSKPTSKKTAKKSSSQSEERPAKGKFGKTEEESANESDDGGFFEED from the exons ATGGGCAAGCGATCGTATGAAGAGGCCGAGGGGTCGAACGCCGATGGCCAGGAGCAAAACCAGGCCCAGAAAAGAAACAGAAACCCGCACAACAGGTTCAACCCCAAGAACATTGCAAAGCGCCAGAAGACCACCCAGAAGATCAACGATGGCAACCTTAGTCAGATCAAGAAGCGTGTCAGAGCAATTGAGCGCCTTCTCGAACACAAGAACGAAAAGCTGCCTGCCAATGTCAGGAACGACCTCGAGCGCGAACTGCAAGCCCACAAGCAGAGGATTGTCGACGAGAGTGACAGGAAGTTGAGAAGCAAGATGATCAGCAAGTATCATATGGTCAGGTTCTTTG AGCGCAAGAAGGCCATGCGCCTCGCAAAGCAGCTGATGAAGCAACTCGACGAAACCAAAGACGAAGCCGAGATCGCCAGGCTAAAAGCCGACCTCCACATTGCCGAGGTCGACCTCGATTATGCTCTCTACCACCCTCACATGGAGACCTACATCAGCTTGTatcccaagcccaaggaCGAAGCCGCagagaaggacgagaagagtTCAGCCGCACACCACCTTCACTCCTCAAGACCCCCAATGTGGACCACCATCGAAAAGGCCCGCCAAGAGGGTAAGAGTGCTCTGGAGAAGATTCGCGACAGGCGACCGGAACGCGACTTTTCGAAACCCACTTCCAAAAAGACAGCCAAGAAGTCTTCGTCACAGAGCGAGGAGCGCCCAGCCAAGGGCAAATTCggcaagacggaggaggagagcgcGAACGAGAGCGACGACGGGGGCTTTTTCGAGGAGGACTAG